Proteins co-encoded in one Setaria viridis chromosome 9, Setaria_viridis_v4.0, whole genome shotgun sequence genomic window:
- the LOC117835340 gene encoding uncharacterized protein, with protein MDSSLLKATAVATGLAVLAATARAAAGSYIPTIDAADFFLWVAANAIVVVIWLLSSSSRRGRTDDDDDGSSSWAAAVDSSIYTSSSEYEAAFSDAGSSSARRAVEVPASRRRMPRDREARAAGRADRPRVRKKPAGHEVVPSARAVFAAAAREPHEDIRRNREETLAAFAATAAEPNRPGGDGADDDEDVSMDSLWESIVQRRAARPVVVRKSESWGNEELPRLKRVAETAATTARREMRKSVSAVSKASVPPPPPQPAAPSAVRQLGWRTRDVLVAITPDELLRRAESFIRRQHEHLRLQRQESEQRQLQLQRRLHAPALIRV; from the coding sequence atggACTCCTCCCTCCTCAAGGCGACGGCGGTTGCCACGGGGTtggccgtcctcgccgccacgGCGAGGGCAGCGGCCGGCTCCTACATCCCCACAATCGACGCCGCCGACTTCTTCCTGTGGGTGGCAGCCaacgccatcgtcgtcgtcatctggctcctctcgtcctcctcccgccgTGGCAggaccgacgacgacgacgacggctccTCGTCctgggccgccgccgtggatAGCAGCATCTACACGTCCTCGTCCGAGTACGAGGCTGCTTTCTCCGACgcgggcagcagcagcgcccgtCGTGCGGTCGAAGtgccggcgtcgaggaggaggatgccccGGGACCGGGAGGCGAGGGCGGCCGGGAGAGCCGACCGCCCCCGCGTGCGCAAGAAACCGGCCGGCCATGAGGTCGTGCCGAGCGCGAGGGCGGTcttcgcggcggcggcacgcgagCCTCATGAAGACATACGCCGTAACCGCGAGGAGACGCTCGCAGCCttcgccgccacggccgccgagCCCAACAggcccggcggcgacggtgccgacgacgacgaggacgtgTCCATGGACTCGCTGTGGGAGTCCATCGtgcagcggcgcgcggcgcgtccGGTGGTCGTGCGGAAGAGCGAGTCGTGGGGCAACGAGGAGCTGCCCCGGCTGAAGCGAGTGGccgagacggcggcgacgacggcgcgccGGGAGATGCGCAAGTCCGTCTCGGCGGTCAGCAAGGCTTCggttcctccgccgccgccgcagccggcggcgccgtcggcggtGCGGCAACTGGGGTGGCGCACGCGGGACGTGCTCGTGGCGATCACGCCCGACGAGCTGCTGCGGCGCGCGGAGAGCTTCATCCGGCGGCAGCACGAGCACCTGCGCCTGCAGCGGCAGGAGTCCGAGCAGCGCCAGCTtcagctccagcgccgcctccacgcTCCCGCCCTCATCCGCGTCTAG